In Paenibacillus guangzhouensis, a single window of DNA contains:
- the feoB gene encoding ferrous iron transport protein B — protein MRTIALAGNPNTGKTSLFNTLTKSYEYVGNWSGVTVEKKVGLLRNKQGQLVDLPGIYSLHPVSSDEGVAANFLLTESPDAVLNIIDSSQLERNFYLTVQLLEYNKPFLIGLNMIDVAKARGIYIDSDKLSNLLQVPVLPIVARTGQGTNQMLSHLSDPNLPVSQFQIPYGPIVEQAITACIRALPQQEGLPDPRWLSLQFLENNPVVIDRLTSIMSLEPLRAIYEQTEEALRASGEALHLPQFIRSVRMDFIRQLMDQCVDKRQSESHTLTERIDAIITHKWLGLPIFLAFMFLLFKLTFDWFGQPLSDVLDGFIGGPVSDLANQALTAVGASEFTHALIVDGIIAGVGGVLVFVPQIFMLFFLISLVEDSGYMARVTLVMDRVMEMVGLNGKAFIPFIIGFGCNVPAVMAARSIEQPKERLVTTLLTPLMSCSARLPVYSLFAGAFFISNKAVVVFSLYLLGIVMALALAKLFTHLFYTGEKSIFVIEIPPYRMPQARSLLRNTWEKGKGFIRKAGTFILGGSVVIWFLSYAGPSGFGVDMDHSFLAWIGGLFAPILAPLGFGTWQAGASLLTGFMAKEVVVSTMNIIYHTPDMSGLETQIKHAFSPLQAYSFMAFILLYVPCLATVGVIRKETASMRWTLFSIGYGLTLAYIVSVLIYQIGRWIGLT, from the coding sequence ATGAGAACGATTGCGTTAGCTGGTAATCCGAATACCGGGAAAACCTCCCTGTTCAACACCCTCACGAAATCTTACGAATATGTCGGTAACTGGTCTGGTGTGACGGTCGAAAAAAAGGTTGGGCTGCTGCGGAACAAACAGGGCCAGCTCGTCGATCTTCCGGGCATCTATTCCTTGCATCCGGTCTCCAGCGACGAAGGCGTTGCTGCGAATTTTCTGCTTACAGAATCGCCAGATGCCGTATTGAATATCATCGACAGCTCTCAGCTCGAAAGAAACTTCTATCTAACTGTACAGCTGCTTGAATATAACAAGCCCTTTCTCATCGGATTAAACATGATTGATGTCGCTAAGGCACGCGGGATATATATTGATTCAGATAAATTGTCCAACCTTCTGCAGGTCCCTGTTCTACCGATTGTCGCACGTACGGGACAAGGCACGAATCAAATGCTGAGTCATTTATCCGATCCGAACTTACCTGTTAGCCAATTCCAGATTCCATACGGACCCATTGTTGAACAAGCAATAACGGCTTGTATCCGTGCGCTCCCTCAACAAGAGGGGTTACCGGATCCTCGCTGGCTAAGCTTGCAATTTCTCGAGAATAACCCGGTTGTAATCGATAGACTGACCAGCATCATGTCGTTGGAACCTCTGCGAGCGATCTACGAACAGACCGAAGAGGCTCTCCGTGCATCGGGAGAAGCCCTGCACCTGCCGCAGTTCATCCGCAGTGTGCGGATGGACTTTATTCGACAGCTTATGGATCAATGTGTGGACAAAAGGCAATCTGAGTCCCATACACTAACCGAACGGATCGACGCGATCATAACGCATAAATGGCTTGGTTTGCCTATTTTCCTTGCATTTATGTTCCTGCTGTTCAAGCTTACTTTCGACTGGTTCGGACAGCCCCTCTCCGATGTATTGGACGGATTTATCGGCGGTCCGGTCAGCGACCTGGCGAATCAGGCGTTAACAGCCGTTGGCGCTTCCGAGTTCACCCATGCCTTGATCGTGGATGGGATTATTGCTGGCGTAGGCGGTGTTCTCGTCTTCGTCCCTCAAATTTTCATGCTGTTCTTCTTAATTTCATTGGTTGAAGACTCCGGTTACATGGCCCGCGTGACGCTTGTGATGGATCGCGTCATGGAGATGGTAGGACTCAACGGCAAAGCCTTTATCCCTTTTATTATCGGATTTGGCTGCAACGTGCCTGCGGTAATGGCTGCGAGATCGATCGAGCAACCGAAGGAACGGCTTGTTACGACACTGCTCACACCGCTCATGTCTTGTTCGGCAAGGCTGCCGGTCTATAGTCTGTTCGCTGGCGCATTTTTCATCAGCAACAAAGCGGTCGTCGTCTTCTCGTTATATCTGCTTGGCATCGTCATGGCATTAGCCTTGGCCAAGTTGTTCACGCATTTATTCTATACAGGGGAGAAGTCGATCTTCGTCATCGAGATTCCGCCCTACCGCATGCCTCAAGCCCGCTCCTTGCTGCGCAACACGTGGGAAAAAGGGAAAGGCTTCATTCGTAAAGCTGGTACATTCATTCTCGGAGGATCGGTCGTGATATGGTTCTTATCCTATGCGGGACCCAGTGGGTTCGGCGTCGACATGGATCATAGCTTCCTTGCATGGATTGGTGGATTATTCGCTCCCATTCTTGCACCTCTTGGGTTCGGCACTTGGCAGGCGGGAGCATCTCTGTTGACAGGGTTTATGGCCAAAGAAGTCGTCGTCTCCACCATGAACATCATTTATCATACGCCGGATATGTCAGGCTTAGAGACACAGATCAAGCACGCGTTCTCACCACTTCAAGCATACAGCTTCATGGCCTTTATTCTACTGTATGTCCCTTGCCTTGCTACCGTAGGCGTCATCAGGAAAGAGACCGCTTCGATGCGCTGGACGTTATTCTCCATCGGATATGGATTAACGCTCGCATACATTGTCTCCGTACTTATCTATCAGATCGGGCGATGGATCGGGCTCACGTAA
- a CDS encoding FeoB-associated Cys-rich membrane protein, whose protein sequence is MKMVDILIVSVIVLYAAWTLYRFFRKSRQGACASCSQNKSCQMNQCSTPSSQQSGSKEI, encoded by the coding sequence ATGAAGATGGTAGATATTCTAATTGTGTCAGTGATCGTCCTGTATGCCGCATGGACATTATACCGATTCTTCCGTAAGAGCAGACAAGGAGCATGCGCTTCCTGTTCACAGAATAAATCATGCCAGATGAACCAATGTTCGACGCCTTCATCACAGCAATCTGGCTCCAAAGAGATATAA
- a CDS encoding leucyl aminopeptidase, giving the protein MKTTIRCDAMTGLTNVQTEVIVWPIRKEQLKAGSIHPDLDGVLQAAAAQGLFEAKQNQVYAMPVGGVFQFKTVMLVGLGSRELQPDVLRRAAQAAGRAVVKLKAATVTWVVPAVHEVIVTERPSYTCARALTEGFLHGAYRMKKYHLNQSKYQGVSEFIYLREASDLEDATHHWIEGVQTGQIYAEATNLARDLTNIPGNMLVPKLLAEEAVKIANAHQLEVEILDEQQIADLGMGGLLAVGQGSANPPRMIVLKYHGADDAEDVFGLVGKGITFDTGGISLKKAAGMEEMISDMGGSAVVLGVMQAIAQLRPRINVIAVIPSAENMPSSTAFKPGDIVKTLSGRTIEILNTDAEGRVVLADGITYAKQLGATKLIDVATLTGAVLVALGDVATGAVTNDETFLQEFIAASRRTGEKVWQLPAYDEFWDMLKSDVADLRNSTGSHGATITAGLFIGTFADGMPWIHLDTGGTAFLMKDRGIDSKGATGEMVRTITELFISQEDS; this is encoded by the coding sequence ATGAAAACAACAATACGGTGTGATGCGATGACCGGGCTTACGAATGTACAGACGGAAGTCATCGTCTGGCCCATTCGAAAGGAACAATTGAAGGCAGGGAGCATCCATCCGGATTTGGATGGGGTGCTGCAGGCAGCTGCTGCGCAAGGCTTATTCGAAGCCAAACAGAATCAGGTCTACGCGATGCCGGTCGGTGGCGTCTTTCAATTCAAGACAGTAATGCTCGTAGGACTCGGAAGCCGTGAGCTGCAGCCTGATGTGCTGCGTAGAGCCGCGCAGGCGGCAGGCAGAGCGGTAGTGAAATTGAAGGCGGCAACGGTAACGTGGGTCGTACCCGCTGTACATGAGGTTATCGTGACCGAACGGCCGTCTTACACCTGTGCTCGTGCCTTGACCGAAGGTTTCCTGCATGGGGCTTATCGCATGAAGAAGTATCACCTGAATCAATCGAAATACCAAGGTGTATCGGAATTCATCTATCTGCGTGAGGCGTCCGATCTGGAAGATGCTACGCATCATTGGATAGAGGGGGTACAGACAGGACAGATTTATGCGGAAGCAACCAATCTGGCTCGTGATTTGACCAACATTCCAGGTAATATGCTCGTACCAAAGTTACTCGCAGAGGAAGCCGTCAAGATCGCGAATGCCCATCAGCTAGAAGTCGAGATTCTAGATGAGCAGCAGATCGCGGATCTTGGGATGGGGGGATTGCTTGCCGTTGGGCAAGGCAGCGCGAATCCGCCGCGGATGATCGTACTTAAATATCATGGCGCAGACGATGCCGAAGATGTGTTCGGATTGGTTGGCAAGGGAATCACTTTTGATACAGGCGGCATATCCTTGAAGAAGGCAGCAGGGATGGAAGAAATGATCAGCGATATGGGCGGATCCGCTGTTGTTCTAGGGGTCATGCAAGCCATTGCGCAGCTGCGCCCGCGTATCAATGTCATTGCGGTGATTCCATCGGCAGAGAACATGCCTTCATCAACGGCGTTTAAACCTGGGGATATTGTGAAGACACTCAGCGGACGTACCATTGAAATTCTGAATACAGATGCCGAGGGCCGAGTTGTCTTGGCGGATGGCATCACCTATGCGAAGCAGCTGGGGGCAACGAAGCTCATTGACGTGGCAACGCTTACGGGAGCGGTACTCGTAGCGTTAGGAGATGTGGCTACCGGTGCGGTTACGAATGATGAGACGTTCTTGCAGGAGTTCATCGCGGCATCCAGACGGACGGGCGAGAAGGTGTGGCAGCTGCCTGCATACGATGAGTTCTGGGATATGTTGAAGAGCGATGTGGCCGATTTGCGTAATAGTACCGGTTCTCATGGTGCAACGATTACGGCAGGATTATTCATCGGCACCTTTGCGGATGGGATGCCATGGATTCATTTGGATACAGGCGGAACGGCATTCCTGATGAAGGACCGTGGGATTGATAGCAAAGGGGCGACGGGCGAGATGGTCCGTACGATTACCGAACTGTTCATATCACAAGAAGATTCGTAA
- a CDS encoding two-component system sensor histidine kinase NtrB: MAVDLRNHVYENALQQLDSGVLLFDSSGMLCFTNQELLRLLEISGDTLQGYSLKQLMRHPALKREFRSLIIQVTKAVLRHKLTRYELLDNNNRHWLITITNSARMGGYCMLTIKDVSVYQDVEQTTYQQDKLVMLGQISAAIAHEIRNPLTAIRGFIQLLKPYLMAIGKEEYTRIILMEIDRANDIIYEFLNSSKPTKPEKTCKGIHSLLREVIMLIESEALMRGCQIQVREESITDWQVAIDVKQMKQVILNLMKNSMDAICESGKQVPGLIELAVKSTGEQLKIMIRDNGKGMSKLAQKKLFEPFYTTKPSGTGLGLSVSERIMKNHGGSIHVNSQVGVGTEFTLTLPMAQCAV, from the coding sequence TTGGCGGTAGATCTTCGGAATCACGTATATGAGAATGCACTTCAGCAGTTGGATAGCGGCGTATTATTATTCGATTCGAGTGGGATGTTATGCTTCACCAATCAGGAATTGCTGCGTTTACTCGAAATTTCAGGAGATACGCTGCAAGGTTATTCACTTAAGCAATTGATGCGCCACCCGGCGCTCAAGCGGGAATTCCGCTCACTGATCATTCAGGTGACCAAAGCCGTTCTCAGGCACAAACTGACGCGGTATGAGTTATTGGATAACAATAATCGGCATTGGCTCATTACGATCACGAATTCCGCGCGCATGGGCGGGTATTGCATGTTAACGATCAAGGACGTCTCGGTCTACCAGGATGTCGAACAGACGACGTATCAGCAGGACAAGCTGGTCATGCTGGGGCAGATTTCTGCGGCCATTGCCCATGAAATTCGGAATCCGCTTACAGCGATTCGAGGTTTTATTCAGTTATTGAAGCCCTATTTGATGGCGATCGGGAAGGAAGAATATACGCGCATTATTCTAATGGAAATCGATCGCGCCAATGATATTATTTATGAATTTCTTAATTCGTCCAAGCCTACGAAGCCGGAAAAAACCTGTAAGGGGATTCATTCGCTGCTTCGTGAGGTTATTATGCTGATAGAGAGTGAAGCGTTAATGCGCGGATGCCAGATTCAAGTACGGGAGGAATCGATTACGGATTGGCAAGTAGCGATCGACGTGAAACAAATGAAGCAAGTGATATTGAATTTGATGAAGAATTCGATGGATGCGATCTGTGAATCCGGGAAGCAAGTGCCGGGTCTCATTGAACTGGCAGTGAAGAGTACCGGAGAACAGCTCAAAATCATGATTCGGGATAATGGTAAAGGCATGAGTAAGCTCGCGCAGAAAAAGCTGTTCGAACCCTTCTATACGACGAAGCCGTCAGGAACAGGATTAGGGTTGTCGGTGAGTGAGCGTATTATGAAGAACCACGGCGGCTCGATCCATGTGAACAGTCAAGTTGGTGTGGGGACTGAATTTACGCTAACGCTGCCAATGGCCCAATGTGCTGTATAA